In Verrucomicrobiota bacterium, the DNA window AATTAATGAACCTGGTGATACTTCGTTCCTTTGGGGGGATCAAGTGGATCGTCTAGTATTTGACGAAGAAAACCGTGAGGTAGCTACTAAGGGTGGAAAACCTGCTGAGGCTTCACCGGTTCTCCTGGGTATCACAAAAGCATCGCTTGAGACAGAAAGTTTTATCTCGGCAGCATCTTTCCAAGACACGACTCGCGTTCTAACAGAAGCTGCAACACTTGGTAAATCTGACAATCTCCGTGGCTTTAAGGAAAATGTTATTATGGGGCACTTGATCCCAGCCGGAACTGGATTCCCGCTTTACAATAATATTCGCTTGAAAGAACTGGGAGAGCCTGTAGGAGATCCACTCGTAGGCAATGAGGATGAAGAAGAAGAGAAGGAAAAGGCTTCTAGCAGTGAGCCACCTGTAAGTGGTCTAGCAGCTCTGGCGGCTAGTGCGGCGGCAGGCGCAAAGGGGTAATGTAAATTAAGTAATTTGAAGCCCTGAAGAGAGTGAACTCTTTAGGGCTTTTGTGTGAGGGATAAGTTGCAAGAAATTACACTTTTTTTGTAAAGCAGGTATTGTCAATTTAACTCGAATGCTCTAGCACTGTTCCCTGCGAATCACGTATTTGAGTTAAATTAATTAAGGAAATAGAGATGAAAGACCTTTCGAAATATAGAAATATCGGAATCTTCGCACACGTAGATGCGGGTAAGACTACGACAACTGAGCGAATTTTGAAATTAACAGGAAAGATTCACAAAATTGGTGAGGTGCACGATGGTGCTGCGACAACAGATTTCATGGATCAGGAACAAGAGCGAGGCATCACCATTCAGTCTGCTGCAACAACATGCTTTTGGAAGGATCATCGCTTCAACATAATCGATACTCCGGGCCACGTAGACTTTACGATCGAGGTGTACCGATCTTTAAAGGTTTTGGACGGCGGGGTTGGCGTATTTTGTGGTTCTGGCGGTGTAGAACCTCAGTCAGAAACGAACTGGCGTTACGCGAATGAGTCTGAAGTTTCTCGTATTATTTATGTCAACAAGCTAGACCGCATCGGTGCAGATTTTTATCGAGTCGTGAAGCAAGTCGAGGAGGTGCTCGCTGCTAAACCATTAGTCATGGTTCTGCCTATAGGGACTGAAAGTGAATTTGTTGGAATGGTGGATTTGCTAACTCGTAAGGCTTGGGTGTGGGATGATTCCGGAGATCCTCAGAAATACGAAATCAAAGATGTTCCTGAAGACATGAAGGAGGAAGTTGAGAAATGGCGCCATCAATTAGTTGAGATGGCGGTGGAGCAGGATGATGAGGTTATGGAGAAATATCTAGAAGGAGAAGAGCCAGATTTAGATACGATCAAGAGTTGTATCCGTAAAGGAACAATTTCTATGGCCTTCTTTCCAACCTATTGCGGGTCCTCGTTTAAAAACAAGGGGGTTCAGCTTGTTCTTGATGCCGTGGTTGATTATTTGCCAAGTCCCACAGAGGTAGATCCTCAGCCAGAAGTTGATTTAGAAGGTAATGAGACAGGAGAAGTTGCGACAGTAGATCCTGGTAAGCCTTTGCGCGCTTTGGCATTTAAAATTATGGATGACAAATATGGTGCTTTGACCTTTACACGTGTTTACTCGGGTAAAATTGAAAAGGGGATGAACGTTCTCAATACTGCAACTGGGAAGACTGAGCGTATTGGTCGCTTAGTAGAGATGCATGCAGATTCTCGTGAGGAAATAGACTCGGCTCAGGCTGGTGATATTATTGCTATTGTTGGACTTAAGAACGTTCAGACTGGACATACGCTCTGTGATCCTGACAAGCCAGCAACTCTTGAGCCTATGGTTTTCCCAGATCCGGTTATCTCTATTGCAGTTGCGCCTAAGGATAAGGTGAATGCTGAAAAGCTTGGTATCGCGCTTGGTAAGATGGTTCGCGAAGATCCTTCATTTCGAGTTGAGACAGATGAGGACAGTGGAGAAACGATACTTAAAGGAATGGGAGAGCTCCATCTAGACATAAAAGTAGATATTCTAAAGCGGACTCACAGTGTGGAAGTAGAAATTGGTAAGCCTCAAGTTGCTTACCGTGAGACAATTACTACACGCTGTGAAGATTCTTACACGCATAAGAAACAATCTGGAGGTGCAGGTCAGTTTGGGAAGATTGATTACGTTATTGAGCCCAACGAGGTTGGTGCGGGCTTTGAGTTTGAGTCCAAAGTTGTTGGAGGTAATGTTCCTCGTGAATACTGGCCAGCTGTTGAAAAAGGATTTCGCCTGAGTATGGAGAAAGGTGTTTTAGCTGGGTACCCATGTGTAGATGTTAAGATTACTTTAGTAGATGGTGGTTACCACGCAGTTGACTCCTCTGCCGTTGCCTTTGAAATTGCAGCAAAGTCTGCATATCGACAGTCTATTCCAAAATCAGGTCCTCAGATTATGGAGCCTATTATGCACGTAGATGTCTTCACTCCTGAAGATCATGTTGGTGATGTGATTGGCGATCTAAACCGTCGCCGTGGTATGATCAAGACACAGGATGTTTTGCCTACAGGTGTTCGTGTTAAAGCGGATTGCCCACTTAGTGATATGTTTGGTTATATCGGAGATCTCCGTTCTATGACATCTGGTCGTGGTCAGTTCTCGATGGAGTTCTCACATTACTCGGCGTGCCCTAGAAATGTGTCTGAGGAAGTGATCACGGCTGCGAATGCAGATAAAAAGTAGCCCATTTTTTGGGTAGAGAGCAGTTTCTAAAAGGGCCAGCTTTTAGCGAAAATCTTCCTGCCTAAAGCTTACCTAAACTAATCAATAAACTGCCAGGTTACTAAATCTGCTAAGCGTGGGCGTCCATCATGCAACCACTGGAGGGGGGGGGTTTGTAACCGGCCAGTTTGGCAAAAGCGGCTGAAGGGTAAAGACATCTCCTCAGTAAAAGGGGTAATTTCTTCTGAGGCAACTGAGAGTGCAGAGAGGTTATTCTTCCAAGGGTTAAGCATACTAGCTAAATCATGGGTAGGATAGATTTGGATAAAGCGATATCCAGGCATGGGGCGAAATACTGTGCTTCCACAGGGATGAAGCCCAATGGTCCAGTCTAAGCCTTTGTCTTGAGGAGTAAAAATCCGAATGCCATCCACTAAACACTCTTGGCGAGCATTGTAAATTTTAGCTTCTAATGCAAAATCATCTGGTAGAGGACGAGGAGGTTCTTGTTTCCATGTCAAGCGGATATTATCTGTTAGTTGTTCAGCTTCCTCTAATGAGTGGCAGAAGTAGGCTTGGGGAGATAAACAACCAAGTTGGTTATAAGCATTAATTTCTTGAACAGCGAGCTTTGCCCATTCTTCTGTTGAATTTCCTTTGGGTATGAATCCAAAACTAAGTTTGTGTCCATAGCCCAAAAAACGTTGTTTCCAATGGGTTTGTTCTTTGACCGAGGCAATAGTTTGATCTGTGCCGAAAACCACTACCACATCCGAGATAGCCATGCTTTCTATTTGGTGCTCTGAAATGAGTGTGACATATTGCTTCAATGAAATAGGTAATTCTTCTACCAATTTTGAGAAGGCTGAGAGACCTTGGGTAGGTATTTTAAAAGTCAATTCACTGCCCAGTAATAAGCCAATGATAAGCGAGGTCTGGGCGGATATATCAAGATTTGACGCGCAAATATAGTAGATCTTACGAGGAGCTATGGCCTTTCTTTTGTGTTTTGAGTAGGGAATAAAAGCATCAAGTGCTTCCCTGTGACCCAGCTCAATTTGTAGTAATTCTGTGAGATCTTCTGCACTTACGAAAATTGAAGAAGAAACAGAGGAGAGAGACTGATCGATAAGTTCAATGCGCTCGGAGGTTTTCAATACGAATGATTTTATGAATAGAAACGTCTACAATAAAGATTTTTCACAAAAAGGCCATTGACCTTAAGGGTTATGGAGTCATAAAGGTAGAATGTCGGCTTTGAAAGTAGAACCAGCGGGAAAGCGTGTTTCTAAATGGGGTGAAGGTCCCATTTGGCATGAAGGACTTTTATATTATGTGGATATTGAGGGACATGCCATTGTGTCCTATGATCCTAATACGCGAGAGGAAAAAGAGTGGCCTGTGGAACAGCGAGTCGGTTTTGTAGTTCCATCTAAGTCCAACAGACTACTATTTGGTGGAGACAAAGGATTATTTTTCTTTGATACAAAAAGCGGATCTATAAAGGCGATCCATGACCCTGAACCTGAACTACCAGACAATAGATTCAATGATGGTAAATGTGCTCCTGATGGACGTCTTTTTGCAGGCACTATTTCACTAGTGAAGAAAGAGGGGTCGGCTAAATTGTATCGACTTAATAAGGACTTGAACTGTGAAGTTGCTTATGAGCCTGTTACTAATTCGAATGGTATTGTGTGGAATAAAGTTGGAAATATTTGCTATTACATAGATACACCAACCAAAACGGTCGTTGCCTTTGATTATGATCCGAAAATAGGCTCTTTGACTAACAAATGCTGTGTTGTGGATACCT includes these proteins:
- a CDS encoding SMP-30/gluconolactonase/LRE family protein — its product is MSALKVEPAGKRVSKWGEGPIWHEGLLYYVDIEGHAIVSYDPNTREEKEWPVEQRVGFVVPSKSNRLLFGGDKGLFFFDTKSGSIKAIHDPEPELPDNRFNDGKCAPDGRLFAGTISLVKKEGSAKLYRLNKDLNCEVAYEPVTNSNGIVWNKVGNICYYIDTPTKTVVAFDYDPKIGSLTNKCCVVDTSFIQASPDGMAIDADDHLWVTFCHGACVIQFDPVAGKQIQKIELPCLETTACCFGGSDLNDLYVTTGIHKTEKEEFAGRLFVIRDVGAKGFAANLFADL
- a CDS encoding acyl-CoA reductase — encoded protein: MKTSERIELIDQSLSSVSSSIFVSAEDLTELLQIELGHREALDAFIPYSKHKRKAIAPRKIYYICASNLDISAQTSLIIGLLLGSELTFKIPTQGLSAFSKLVEELPISLKQYVTLISEHQIESMAISDVVVVFGTDQTIASVKEQTHWKQRFLGYGHKLSFGFIPKGNSTEEWAKLAVQEINAYNQLGCLSPQAYFCHSLEEAEQLTDNIRLTWKQEPPRPLPDDFALEAKIYNARQECLVDGIRIFTPQDKGLDWTIGLHPCGSTVFRPMPGYRFIQIYPTHDLASMLNPWKNNLSALSVASEEITPFTEEMSLPFSRFCQTGRLQTPPLQWLHDGRPRLADLVTWQFID
- the fusA gene encoding elongation factor G, which translates into the protein MKDLSKYRNIGIFAHVDAGKTTTTERILKLTGKIHKIGEVHDGAATTDFMDQEQERGITIQSAATTCFWKDHRFNIIDTPGHVDFTIEVYRSLKVLDGGVGVFCGSGGVEPQSETNWRYANESEVSRIIYVNKLDRIGADFYRVVKQVEEVLAAKPLVMVLPIGTESEFVGMVDLLTRKAWVWDDSGDPQKYEIKDVPEDMKEEVEKWRHQLVEMAVEQDDEVMEKYLEGEEPDLDTIKSCIRKGTISMAFFPTYCGSSFKNKGVQLVLDAVVDYLPSPTEVDPQPEVDLEGNETGEVATVDPGKPLRALAFKIMDDKYGALTFTRVYSGKIEKGMNVLNTATGKTERIGRLVEMHADSREEIDSAQAGDIIAIVGLKNVQTGHTLCDPDKPATLEPMVFPDPVISIAVAPKDKVNAEKLGIALGKMVREDPSFRVETDEDSGETILKGMGELHLDIKVDILKRTHSVEVEIGKPQVAYRETITTRCEDSYTHKKQSGGAGQFGKIDYVIEPNEVGAGFEFESKVVGGNVPREYWPAVEKGFRLSMEKGVLAGYPCVDVKITLVDGGYHAVDSSAVAFEIAAKSAYRQSIPKSGPQIMEPIMHVDVFTPEDHVGDVIGDLNRRRGMIKTQDVLPTGVRVKADCPLSDMFGYIGDLRSMTSGRGQFSMEFSHYSACPRNVSEEVITAANADKK